Proteins encoded within one genomic window of Formosa agariphila KMM 3901:
- the pyrF gene encoding orotidine-5'-phosphate decarboxylase — translation MTTQELIEQIRLKKSFLTIGLDVDLNKIPKHLLETEDPIFEFNKAIIDATHHLCVAYKPNTAFYEAYGLKGWKALEKTITYLNENHPEIFTIADAKRGDIGNTSSMYAKAFLEDLAFDSVTVAPYMGKDSVEPFLAFKDKHTILLALTSNQGAFDFQTKTIDGKEVYKQVLETSKTWENSENLMYVVGATKAEFLTDIRKIIPESFLLVPGVGAQGGSLQEVCKYGMTDTIGLLINSSRGIIYASNGADFAEAAAKSAKCLQQDMEVILNAN, via the coding sequence GTGACTACACAAGAACTTATAGAGCAAATCCGATTAAAAAAATCATTTTTAACTATTGGATTAGATGTCGATTTAAATAAAATTCCAAAGCATTTATTAGAAACAGAAGATCCCATCTTCGAGTTTAATAAAGCGATTATAGATGCAACACATCATTTATGTGTGGCTTATAAACCGAACACTGCTTTTTACGAAGCTTATGGTTTAAAAGGGTGGAAAGCTTTAGAGAAAACGATAACCTATTTAAACGAAAATCACCCGGAAATATTTACTATTGCCGATGCAAAACGTGGCGATATTGGGAATACAAGCAGCATGTATGCTAAAGCTTTTCTTGAAGATCTAGCATTCGACAGTGTTACTGTTGCACCTTATATGGGGAAAGATTCTGTAGAACCATTTTTAGCGTTTAAAGATAAACATACCATTCTTTTAGCATTAACGTCTAATCAAGGTGCTTTCGATTTTCAAACGAAAACCATTGATGGGAAAGAAGTGTATAAACAAGTTTTAGAAACCTCTAAAACATGGGAGAACTCAGAAAACTTAATGTATGTTGTTGGTGCTACTAAAGCAGAATTCTTAACAGATATAAGAAAAATTATTCCAGAGAGTTTTTTATTAGTTCCTGGTGTAGGTGCTCAAGGTGGAAGTTTACAAGAGGTCTGTAAATACGGTATGACCGATACTATTGGCTTATTAATAAATTCATCTCGCGGCATTATTTATGCATCTAACGGAGCCGATTTTGCAGAAGCAGCTGCTAAAAGTGCAAAGTGCTTACAGCAAGATATGGAAGTAATTTTAAACGCAAACTAG
- a CDS encoding ABC transporter substrate-binding protein, producing the protein MPVYKDQLKRTISLDAVPKRIVSLVPSQTELLCDLGLEHSIVGVTKFCVNPTHLLASKTSVGGTKQVNYDKIRALNPDIILCNKEENAKDMITELEHIAPVHISDIYTLNDSLELINMYAELFNTSIQANSIIQGIKKSKAEFEDFIAIKPLKTVAYFIWKSPWMVAANHTFINHLLIENKLDNIFSTRDRYPEIDLDTMKTSPDLVFLSSEPYPFKENHINEVKTYFPNSKVVLVDGEMFSWYGSRLQKAYVYFKTLSEMYR; encoded by the coding sequence GTGCCTGTCTATAAAGATCAATTAAAACGCACAATTTCCTTAGATGCTGTGCCTAAACGGATTGTATCTTTAGTGCCAAGTCAGACAGAATTACTATGCGATTTAGGATTAGAACATTCAATTGTAGGGGTGACCAAATTTTGTGTGAATCCCACACATTTACTAGCTTCAAAAACAAGTGTTGGTGGTACAAAACAAGTCAACTACGATAAAATTAGAGCTTTAAATCCTGATATTATTCTATGTAATAAGGAGGAAAATGCGAAAGACATGATTACTGAATTGGAGCACATAGCGCCTGTTCATATATCAGATATTTATACGCTAAACGATAGCTTAGAATTAATTAATATGTATGCCGAACTTTTTAACACGTCAATACAAGCCAATAGTATAATACAAGGCATAAAAAAAAGTAAGGCCGAATTTGAAGATTTTATAGCCATAAAACCTTTAAAAACTGTTGCTTACTTTATATGGAAATCACCGTGGATGGTTGCTGCTAATCATACATTTATCAATCATTTATTAATAGAAAATAAATTAGATAACATATTTTCAACACGAGACCGTTATCCAGAGATTGATTTAGATACCATGAAAACTTCACCAGATTTGGTGTTTTTGTCGAGTGAGCCTTATCCGTTTAAAGAAAACCATATTAACGAAGTAAAAACGTATTTTCCAAATTCCAAAGTTGTTTTAGTAGATGGAGAAATGTTCTCTTGGTATGGGTCTCGATTACAAAAGGCGTACGTCTATTTTAAAACGCTCAGCGAAATGTACCGTTAG
- a CDS encoding Lacal_2735 family protein, which translates to MKNQFSKVGQVKPNLKKILKVEELQNLYKSFVEEAYNVMQTDGSLSDYLYFEASKLEQELIRVKANN; encoded by the coding sequence ATGAAAAATCAATTCAGTAAAGTAGGACAAGTAAAACCAAACTTAAAAAAGATATTAAAGGTTGAAGAATTACAAAATCTTTATAAATCTTTTGTTGAAGAAGCCTACAATGTGATGCAAACCGATGGTAGTTTAAGTGACTATTTATATTTTGAAGCTTCGAAGTTAGAACAAGAATTAATTCGTGTTAAAGCTAATAACTAA
- a CDS encoding Lacal_2735 family protein gives MNRSILLKKNQKKLNKRYKQLMERAYNFRQTDAAISDISEYQAIKLLNKINRLNYLYRGDANQLPMQ, from the coding sequence ATGAACAGAAGTATCCTCCTTAAAAAAAACCAGAAAAAGCTCAACAAACGTTATAAACAACTAATGGAGAGGGCGTACAATTTTCGCCAAACAGATGCTGCAATCAGTGATATTTCAGAATATCAAGCGATTAAACTTCTAAACAAAATTAATCGACTTAATTATTTGTATCGTGGTGATGCCAATCAATTACCAATGCAATAG
- a CDS encoding DUF4197 domain-containing protein, translated as MKRIIFTCLLLSALNTSAQSLGDLVNSFKKATSSSESSSSESTSLINLSNTDIAAGLREALNLGIEDQVNKLTQTDGFYKNDLVKIMLPDELQKVDAGLRKMGLGDLADEGIKVLNRAAEDAVKEATPIFVDAVKDITFNDAKSILLGNDDAATTYLTSKTQTSLYEKFHPVINESFSKVGADKIWSSLISKYNSMPFVSKVNPDLTDYVTTEALDGVYTMIAVEEKEIRGSTAARSTELLQSVFKLQD; from the coding sequence TTGAAAAGAATTATTTTCACATGTTTACTGCTATCTGCACTAAACACTTCCGCTCAATCTTTGGGTGATTTAGTCAACTCCTTTAAAAAAGCAACATCATCTTCAGAATCCTCCTCATCAGAATCCACTTCGTTAATAAACCTATCTAATACCGATATTGCCGCAGGACTGAGAGAGGCTTTAAATTTAGGTATTGAAGATCAAGTAAATAAATTAACCCAAACCGACGGATTCTATAAAAATGACTTAGTTAAAATTATGTTACCCGACGAATTACAGAAAGTTGATGCGGGCTTGCGTAAAATGGGGCTAGGAGATTTAGCCGATGAAGGCATTAAAGTTTTAAACCGCGCCGCAGAAGATGCTGTAAAAGAAGCCACACCTATTTTTGTTGATGCTGTTAAAGACATTACTTTTAACGATGCCAAAAGCATTCTATTAGGTAATGACGATGCGGCAACAACTTATCTTACGTCTAAAACTCAAACTTCGCTTTACGAGAAATTTCACCCTGTAATAAACGAATCGTTTAGTAAAGTGGGCGCCGATAAAATTTGGAGCAGTTTAATTTCTAAATACAATAGTATGCCATTTGTATCTAAGGTAAATCCTGATTTAACAGATTATGTAACTACCGAAGCCTTAGATGGTGTTTATACAATGATAGCAGTAGAAGAAAAAGAAATTAGAGGCTCTACAGCAGCACGATCTACAGAACTATTACAATCTGTATTTAAATTACAAGATTAA
- the purU gene encoding formyltetrahydrofolate deformylase, whose translation MNKITLLMHCNDQSGIIAAVSNFIAQQGGNIVYIDQHVDREQNIFFMRLECEFDNNILDLEDLKDTFKNGLAKQFVMKWRIYTSEVQPKMALFVSKYDHCLYDILGRYKSGELNAEIPFILSNHLDLKPIADSFDIPFYHVPVTKDTKPEAEARQLELLKKHQINFIVLARYMQIISPKLINEYPNKIINIHHSFLPAFVGAKPYHSAYKRGVKIIGATSHYVTEDLDAGPIIEQDVTRVTHNHAIEDLIAKGRDLEKIVLATAIKHHINRKVMVFNNKTLIFY comes from the coding sequence ATGAATAAGATCACGCTTTTAATGCACTGCAACGACCAATCTGGGATTATTGCAGCTGTATCTAATTTTATCGCTCAGCAAGGAGGGAACATCGTATATATTGATCAACACGTAGACCGTGAACAAAATATCTTTTTTATGCGTCTAGAATGTGAGTTCGATAACAACATCCTAGATTTAGAAGATTTAAAAGATACGTTTAAAAACGGATTGGCTAAACAGTTTGTAATGAAGTGGCGCATTTACACGTCTGAAGTGCAACCTAAAATGGCCCTATTTGTATCTAAGTACGACCACTGTTTATACGATATTTTAGGGCGTTATAAGTCGGGTGAATTAAATGCTGAAATTCCTTTTATTTTAAGTAATCATCTAGATTTAAAACCTATTGCCGATAGTTTTGATATTCCGTTTTACCACGTTCCTGTTACTAAAGACACAAAACCTGAAGCTGAAGCTAGACAATTAGAGTTATTAAAAAAGCACCAGATTAATTTTATAGTGCTTGCACGTTATATGCAGATAATCTCTCCTAAATTGATAAACGAATACCCAAATAAAATTATTAATATTCACCATTCGTTTTTACCTGCTTTTGTTGGCGCAAAACCATATCATTCGGCATATAAACGCGGTGTGAAAATTATTGGTGCAACGAGTCATTATGTTACCGAAGATTTAGATGCAGGTCCAATTATAGAGCAAGACGTAACGCGAGTTACGCATAACCATGCGATAGAAGATTTAATTGCAAAAGGACGTGATTTAGAAAAAATAGTTTTAGCGACAGCAATTAAACATCATATCAACCGAAAGGTTATGGTGTTTAATAATAAGACACTTATTTTTTATTAA
- a CDS encoding methylmalonyl-CoA mutase family protein, translating into MKQIEPYKPTYKVRIVTAASLFDGHDASINIMRRIIQSTGVEVIHLGHDRSVDEVVNTAIQEDANAICLTSYQGGHNEYFKYMFDLLKERGAGHIKIFGGGGGVILPSEIKELMDYGITRIYSPDDGRELGLQGMINDLVKQSDFKSPSLILPKGKEISESLKDKDVTTIARLISFAENAHDLFEASFSPLENTGKEVPVLGITGTGGAGKSSLVDELVRRFLIDFPEKTIGLISVDPSKRKTGGALLGDRIRMNAINNSRVYMRSLATRQSNLALSKHVNEAVEVLKAAEYDLIILETSGIGQSDTEIIEHSDLSLYVMTPEFGAATQLEKIDMLDFADLVAINKFDKRGALDAIRDVKKQYMRNHNMWHADPDTMPVFGTIASQFNDPGMNTLYKAVMDGLVEKLDADLKTSISISKEMSEKIYVIPPSRTRYLSEIAENNRGYDKTAENQVVVAQKLYGIYKTICSVGDVTLSAVEKSFIGKLGLDQDEILKEVHEDKTDFIKMLIAEFDRVKLNLDPYNWEIITGWDAKVNTYKNPIYAFKVRDKEIKIETHTESLSHLQIPKVALPKYQAWGDILRWCLQENVPGEFPYTSGLYPFKRTGEDPARMFAGEGGPERTNRRFHYVSAGLPAKRLSTAFDSVTLYGNDPDLRPDIYGKIGNAGVSICCLDDAKKLYSGFNLADVMTSVSMTINGPAPMLLGFFMNAAIDQQCELYIKEHDLVEDIEAKIDAIYKAKGVERPTYNGALPEGNNGLGLMLLGVTGDEVLSADVYLDIKTKTIAQVRGTVQADILKEDQAQNTCIFSTEFALRLMGDVQEYFIDNNVRNFYSVSISGYHIAEAGANPITQLALTLSNGFTYVEYYLSRGMDINKFGPNLSFFFSNGIDPEYSVIGRVARKIWAKAMKLKYGANSRAQMLKYHIQTSGRSLHAQEIDFNDIRTSLQALYAIYDNCNSLHTNAYDEAITTPTEESVRRAMAIQLIINKELGLAKNENPIQGSFIIEELTDLVEEAVLLEFDRITERGGVLGAMETMYQRSKIQEESLYYETLKHNGDFPIIGVNTFLSSKGSPTVIPKEVIRATEEEKQFQIKTLENLHKGNDTAELLKDLQHKAIHNENIFEALMDVCKVCSLGEITEALFEVGGQYRRNM; encoded by the coding sequence ATGAAACAAATAGAACCTTACAAGCCAACATATAAAGTACGAATAGTAACCGCAGCGTCCCTTTTTGATGGGCACGATGCATCTATAAACATCATGCGTCGCATCATCCAGTCTACTGGAGTAGAAGTTATTCATCTCGGGCACGACCGTAGTGTAGATGAAGTGGTGAATACAGCCATTCAAGAAGATGCGAATGCCATTTGCTTAACCTCATATCAAGGCGGACATAACGAATATTTTAAATACATGTTCGACCTTTTGAAGGAAAGAGGAGCGGGACATATTAAAATCTTCGGTGGCGGAGGTGGTGTAATTTTACCTTCAGAGATTAAAGAACTTATGGATTATGGTATTACCAGAATCTATTCGCCAGACGACGGACGGGAACTAGGTTTACAAGGGATGATTAACGATTTGGTTAAGCAGTCAGATTTTAAAAGTCCATCTTTAATCCTTCCTAAAGGGAAAGAAATATCAGAATCTTTAAAAGATAAAGATGTAACAACCATTGCGAGGTTAATTTCTTTTGCTGAAAATGCTCATGACTTGTTCGAAGCAAGCTTTTCTCCTTTGGAGAACACAGGAAAAGAGGTTCCTGTGCTGGGAATTACAGGAACAGGAGGTGCTGGTAAATCGTCTTTAGTCGATGAGTTGGTACGTCGTTTTCTTATAGATTTCCCAGAGAAAACCATCGGATTAATTTCTGTAGATCCTTCAAAACGAAAAACTGGAGGAGCACTTTTAGGCGATAGAATCCGAATGAATGCCATAAACAATTCTCGTGTGTATATGCGTAGTTTGGCTACACGTCAGTCTAACTTAGCACTGTCTAAACATGTAAATGAAGCGGTTGAAGTTTTAAAAGCCGCCGAATACGATTTAATCATTTTAGAAACCTCTGGGATTGGACAATCCGATACAGAAATTATAGAACACAGCGACTTGTCGTTATACGTGATGACTCCTGAATTTGGAGCGGCGACACAGTTAGAAAAAATCGATATGTTAGATTTTGCCGATTTAGTGGCGATTAATAAATTCGATAAACGTGGGGCTTTAGATGCCATTCGCGATGTAAAAAAACAATATATGCGTAACCATAATATGTGGCACGCAGATCCAGATACCATGCCGGTATTCGGAACAATAGCTTCCCAATTTAACGATCCAGGGATGAACACGCTGTACAAAGCTGTGATGGATGGATTGGTGGAAAAATTAGATGCCGATTTAAAAACTAGTATCTCGATTTCGAAAGAAATGAGTGAGAAGATTTATGTCATTCCGCCTTCAAGAACACGTTACCTATCTGAAATTGCTGAAAATAATCGGGGGTACGATAAAACAGCCGAAAATCAGGTTGTAGTGGCTCAGAAATTATACGGGATTTATAAAACAATCTGTTCTGTAGGAGATGTCACTTTGAGCGCAGTCGAAAAGTCTTTCATTGGAAAACTAGGGCTTGATCAAGATGAAATCCTGAAGGAAGTTCACGAAGATAAAACAGATTTCATTAAAATGCTTATTGCTGAATTCGATCGCGTAAAATTAAATTTAGATCCGTATAACTGGGAAATTATTACCGGTTGGGATGCTAAAGTCAATACATACAAAAATCCGATTTATGCCTTTAAAGTCAGAGATAAGGAAATAAAAATAGAGACACATACCGAGTCACTTTCACATTTACAAATCCCAAAAGTCGCTTTGCCAAAGTATCAAGCTTGGGGCGATATTTTACGTTGGTGTTTACAAGAAAATGTGCCTGGAGAATTCCCGTATACTTCAGGTCTGTATCCGTTTAAACGTACCGGTGAAGACCCTGCACGTATGTTTGCAGGAGAGGGCGGACCAGAACGTACCAACCGTCGTTTTCATTATGTAAGTGCTGGGTTACCTGCAAAACGCTTATCTACAGCATTCGATAGTGTGACGCTATATGGTAACGATCCCGATTTACGTCCAGATATTTATGGAAAAATTGGTAATGCCGGAGTCAGTATTTGTTGTTTAGACGATGCTAAAAAACTATATTCTGGTTTTAATTTAGCCGATGTCATGACGTCTGTAAGTATGACGATTAATGGTCCTGCGCCCATGTTACTTGGCTTTTTTATGAATGCGGCCATCGATCAGCAATGTGAGTTATATATTAAGGAGCATGATTTAGTTGAAGATATTGAAGCTAAAATAGATGCCATTTATAAAGCTAAAGGCGTAGAACGTCCAACATATAATGGAGCACTTCCTGAAGGAAATAACGGATTAGGTTTAATGCTTTTAGGAGTAACCGGAGACGAAGTATTATCTGCCGATGTGTATTTAGATATTAAAACCAAAACAATTGCTCAAGTTCGTGGTACGGTGCAAGCCGATATTTTAAAAGAAGACCAAGCGCAAAACACCTGTATCTTTTCTACAGAATTTGCATTGCGTTTAATGGGAGATGTACAAGAGTATTTTATCGATAATAATGTACGTAACTTTTATTCGGTGTCTATTTCTGGCTATCATATTGCCGAAGCAGGCGCCAACCCCATCACGCAATTGGCATTAACATTGTCTAACGGATTTACGTATGTCGAGTACTATTTAAGTCGTGGGATGGATATTAATAAATTCGGACCAAACTTATCGTTCTTTTTCTCTAATGGTATCGACCCAGAATATTCGGTAATCGGACGTGTAGCGCGTAAAATTTGGGCTAAAGCGATGAAATTAAAATACGGCGCCAACTCAAGAGCTCAAATGCTGAAATATCATATTCAGACCTCTGGACGTAGTTTACATGCTCAGGAAATCGATTTTAACGACATTCGTACCAGTCTTCAAGCATTGTATGCGATTTACGATAATTGTAATTCTTTACACACCAATGCTTACGATGAAGCGATTACCACACCAACCGAAGAATCGGTGCGTCGTGCTATGGCCATTCAGTTAATTATAAACAAAGAATTAGGATTAGCTAAAAATGAAAATCCAATTCAGGGGTCTTTCATTATTGAAGAGCTAACCGATTTAGTCGAAGAAGCTGTGCTGTTAGAATTCGACAGAATTACCGAACGTGGTGGCGTTTTAGGTGCTATGGAAACCATGTATCAGCGTAGTAAAATACAAGAAGAAAGTTTGTATTACGAAACCTTGAAACACAATGGCGATTTCCCTATTATTGGTGTAAATACCTTCTTAAGTTCTAAAGGATCGCCAACAGTGATTCCAAAAGAAGTGATTCGTGCGACGGAAGAAGAGAAACAATTTCAGATTAAAACATTAGAAAATCTTCATAAAGGAAATGATACTGCGGAATTGTTGAAGGACCTGCAGCATAAAGCTATTCATAACGAAAATATTTTTGAAGCCTTAATGGATGTGTGTAAAGTATGTTCTTTAGGAGAAATTACAGAAGCATTATTCGAAGTGGGCGGACAATACCGAAGAAACATGTAA